The DNA segment TCAGTTACCActggttgcttttgttttgttttttagtgTAGTTGTAGTTTAACCTTCGTTGGGATCCGTTCCGTTTTTAACGATTGCATCCTATGAATCTTGCGTAATCATCATCTGCTGCATATTTATGATAGGCTTAGGCGCGTAACGATACTCCTCCGAGACGTCTCATTCCGTTGAAGGGGTGCGCTAGGCCCCCGTGTATGAGTGTGAGAATAATCATTCCCTGTATTAAACGATATAAATTCACAAATTGAACTCATTCAACGCTAATCGAGATTGTACGATTGTTTGGTTAAACACATCCGAAAACTGACCCTAATAACGTCATGAACGGTGAGGGTGAGTACTTGCTCCACAAATGATCCATCAAACAGAACTCTTTTCCTGCTGCTGATAGTCAATCATTTCGATCGATTGATGAGCCTCTTTTAATTGCAATAACATTCGAGTGCTTGAAGATGGACACAAGTTGTATCTGGTTTTGGGCCATACGTAACCAAGATTGATAGAATTGATAAGACTTGAATTTCTGTTGGATATCTGTAGGCATCGTATTTAAAAAGCGATACATTCTAGAAGCAGCTGGCGAGAAGTGTggattttcaatttgtttgcaGTTATCAGCCAATTACCTACTCATGATTCTACTGGATATAAAAATACTTGTTGCTGAGCTATTTTGAATGGTGCTTTGTTGGATATGAGTGAAGAAAATAATCCCCCGGAGATAATGTCGATATTATCGATCATATCGATATGGACCGATGCAATTATCGCTCCTACCGCAGTGATGGTATCAAAGAAGACCTTTGAGACCAAACGATGTTTATTGCCATTTCCGATTGAATTAGCATGATTTTATTGTTGATAAATTGTGTTGATCGATGTATGAGCGTGTGATTATCGCTTGTTGACACTATCGATCAGAGCATCACCTTTGCGTCGTCGAAGCAAGAAAAATGATGTAAGAAATCGGTTAAAGTAGGCTGCGCCTCAAGCAGGATGAGTGGCCGAACGTTGGCGCTATCTCTAGGGCCCCGCATGGAATCGATACGTTGCAACCAGATCCACCTATATATGGGACGATGGGACGAGAAGCAGAGGACGTGATAGAGGTTGAGGTGAGAAAAGCATGTGCTCGTGCGTGCAAGGCACCCGCCACCCGTTCCTCCGCGCGAATCGTAAATCAGTCCGGTAACAATGGGAGCCACTTTTCGCGGTCGCCATTGATGGGTGGTAGGCTGTGTGAAGGGTTTTGACGATCGCCACCGTTCAGTATCGTTCATCCGGTGGTCAGGGTAACATCTCCGTTCACGAGTTGTGTAGCGATTGGTGGTCGTAGCCCGTGTCTAGCAGCATTTGTTGTTTGAGAAATGGTCGGAAGTGTTGCCTGGCGTATGGCGTGAAGCGAATAAGCAATCAGTGGCTTTGAAGAGAGTGCATTAGCAGATGATTATTTAGTGGAGGTTTCAGTGCAGGTGAAAGATGAACTACGACAGtgatcaacaacagcagcagcagcagcagtcgctgTCGCTGGCACCGGATGGAACGGGAAGATGGGACCGTTCGATGCTGAAGCTTGGACCCTTTGACCCACCACATTCGCCGGGAGGATACGGAGAGCAGTTCGGATACTCGTCGCCCATCACTCCAGTGACCCCAAACACACCGCTAGTGTGCTATCCCATGAAGTGAGTGCTTTGCGCAGGAAGAGGTCACGTGGTGTATATGATTATAACTTCCGTTTTATGGCGCTATGAACTTCCCAATGGTCTAATTCTACCGGCAAACACATTGCTATCCAAGTTCGTGTCGAATTAGCAGCTCCTTAATGGACGGTCTTTCTGTGGGACTGTGCTCCAAAGAGttgatgtttgtttgcctgCCGTACTGTTCAACCGGTTAGGTGATAAGAAACGTGTCAATTTGCAGCTCGCGCAAACGTCTTGACCGGCGCAGTGTTTGATGACCGATGGGCAAACATTCCGGTTGGTTGCGGTCTACTCTTCAGACCACCAAGACGGCGGTTGATTAATCGTTTATCGGTCCCGTCTGGGATGACCATCGCCAACGGGAAGCCGTTATCTCCTTTGCCGGTAGAGTACCGCAACCAAGAGATAAGCATGCAACATCAGGTACTGATTGGAATGCTCTGTGTCGCCAAATCAATGCGAAATGTGGTTTTGCAGTGTCTTCTGGGGTGGCCTCAAGCACCGATTAGCTGGCAATTAGATGGATTAGCACGATATCGGAGAGCGTCGCTATGATGTAAAGATATTCTAGACACGTATCAATCTGCTCGAACACATGTCTTGAACgtttttgtttagcttctTGAGGTGCGtttcaatgtgtttgtaaGCACTGTCTTGAGTGTTACAAAACTGGATAAACATTGACTCATCGGTAGTATCGGCTTGAAATGCAacgttcatttttgttttgttgtaaaatgaCGCTACCAGGTGTGATAGACGACCCTTAGTACCGAGTACCAGCGTCTTTTCGCAATCTTATCGAGCTCCTCACATTATCGATTACTCACCAAATTGTGATAACGATACGAGGTTTGTCAGCCGAACTCACCCGGAACAGTACGCAGGGCCAGTCGTTTGTTTGCTGCGTTTGAAAGAAGAAGCGCCGGAGCGTCTAAGACACACAGGTTCCGGCATGGGGCCTGCTTCCGAAACCATACCGATCGATGCAAGGAGAGACTCTAGCACGTACATCTTCACAGAACGCAATCAAATAAAACCTTAAAACACGTGTAACCATGGGAATGCTTCGTTTCAGGAACCGTGTACTTCGCCCGGGAGTGAATCGAAAGTATCGCAAGCGCGCCATCTTGAAGAACGGAGACTGCAATGTGGTGCTATCGCGACCACCCCGGCAACATTTGCGCTTTTTGCAGGGTAAGGCCCGGGTTTGACAACAGTTCATAGTAGGCGAAAAGTAATACGGGTGTTGATCTTTTGCAGACATCTTCACCACGCTGGTCGATGCGCAGTGGCGTTGGACGTTGCTCGTGTTTGCGTTCAGCTTTGTCGGGTCGTGGCTGTTCTTCGCCGTCATCTGGTGGCTGATTTCGTACACGCACGGTGACCTTGAGGAGTTACATCTGCCCGATAACCAGTGTAAGTAGCGGCTGCGATTGGCGGACGGCAGCCATATGGTCCGTTATCGAACCGGCACGTGGTTTAtcggtgtgtgttttctcCCTTTCGTAGCTGAAATCGGATGGATCCCGTGCGTGTACAACATCTACTCGTTCACGTCGGCGTTCTTGTTTTCGATCGAAACGCAGCACACGATCGGGTACGGTGTGCGCACCACGACGGAGGAGTGTCCGGAAGCCATCTTCGTAATGTGCTTCCAGTCGATCTACGGTCTCATGATACAGGCGTTCATGGTTGGCATAGTGTTCGCGAAGATGACGCGTCCGAAGCAGCGCAGCCAGACGCTGCTGTTTTCGAAAAATGCCGTCGTCTGCCAGCGCGATGGTGAGCTGTGTCTGATGTTCCGCGTGGGGGATATGCGCAAGAGTCACATTATCGGTGCGTCCGTGCGAGCGCAGCTGATAAGAACGAAGACGACGCGCGAAGGAGAAACGATGGCCCAGTATCAGCACGAGCTGGACGTGGGCTCGGACGGCAGCTCGTCGGAGCTGTTCTTCATCTGGCCCCAGATTGTGGTGCATCGGATCGATAAGAACTCGGCACTGTACAACATGTCGGCGTCGGATATGCTGCGCGAGCGGTTCGAGGTCGTCGTCATTCTGGAGGGTACAGTGGAGTCGACGGGCCAATCGACACAGGCACGGTCGAGCTACGTCAACACGGAAATTCTGTGGGGTCATCGGTTCGAGCCGGTGGTGTGCTACAACAGAGAACAGCAGGGATATGAAATCAACTACAGCAAGTTTGACTCAACGCTGCAGGTCGACACACCGCTCTGTTCGGCCCGAGAGCTGGCCGAGTTTTATCGAGCGCAGGACGACTATCGCCCACCGACCGGTAAGGATAGCGCGATCACCGATTGCGTTTCGCTGTAAGCTGTACATATCTGCTCACGAACAGCGGGAACACAGGCGCATTGTTGTGGAGAAgaccaacacatacacacacctacacCCACTCACCAATTACTCTCATCGCCATAGTATCGTAGTATCCTCTCGTAGGAGTTTATGTCCGTGTGTCCGTCCCCACATCTATCACATCCGTCCAATGTACATACGAAGCAGCCCGGCCATTCCATTCCAGCAGATGAAGCGTCGAAGTTGAACACACTCAGCAACAGAAGGCAACCGTACGATCATCCCCGTAGCACCGAAGCGCGATCTAATGCGTTCACTTTTCCGTGCAGATGTTGGCGATAATATGTCCACGAAGACGCAGCTCGAGCGCCGTTGGAAGGATCACTACAGCACGATAGTGAACACGCTCAGCCAGTACCATCTCGCGGATGAAGCGGGCGTCGGCGGTGGCACAGATCATCTCTATCCTACGCGCTACCTCACGATACAGGGCGTTCCGCGGCGAAGGAAATCGTACGTCGCGCTGCAAAACAATCTGTGGAACTTGTTCGACCGTCCCCCGAATCCACGGCTAAAGATAACGTCTAAGGAGGACGGTGCCGGCAGTCCACGGCGAGTGTCGGACGATGATCCGATCGTGAACAGTGTGACGGTGCAGAATATCAACGAACGGTTCACAGCTGGTGGAGGTGGAGCATAAGTGCTGGAGGTGTTCGTGCGTTACAAAGATCTGGTTTTAGGTTCGATGTGGCTCTTTGCCGTCTGGAGTGTGGCGGGTTTGCAGTGTACTTACGTTTAAGTGTGTAGTAGTAGCCGGTTGAACCAGTTAGCTTTAGTGTACGAATTCCAGCTTGCAATGGgagatgaaataaaattactcTTTTATTTATCACTGCAAGAGACCCTCACATTTGATCACACAATTCAGATGCACTGCGACCGAACCGGCGAGGAAAGTAAAGATAAATATTTAGTCCACTCGATGTGTTCTGTGTGCTTATCAGTGGAGCGACGGTGATTGATAAGTTGTTGGAAGAGCTAGATGAGGGGCTCGCATTCGAGCGTGATCATCACATCGCGCCGCGTTATCGTCCACCTTGAGAAGATGATGCTTCACCAAACAACGCTAATCCAATGCACGTGGTTCTCTGACGGTAGAGTAGAGCGTCTTCGGTAAGATTTAGAGTGCCCTGGAGGCTAGTTGGGTTTGTATTCTGTTAGAAAGCGGTCGTGAATTATGCGTGATTTTGGCAAGCTGAAACTGCCGGAAGATGTCGAGTCAGGTGTGCTGCTGACGCTGGAGGATCGTTCTCCAAGACCGTTAAATGATAAGTACAGCCCATCTATCTTAACGCCCGATTCGAGCAGTTCGCCCAGATCTCCGTTTCGGTTCGACTCGATGCGCTCTTCGGGAAGAAGGTTAGTATGCTCGCTCTAGTGCGGGATGGAGTGTTTTATTggattttgatttcattttgcaGACCACCACACTACCGACCAGGGTACAAAAAACCCCGCAAGCGAGCAGTCTTCAAAAACGGATACTGTAACGTGAGTGCTACGAAGGTCCCGCACCAACGATTACGCTTTCTGCAAGGTAAGACGATGTAGCGCAAGAGTTTGAACTTGATTTGAGTCTATTTGATGATTGTTTGCAGACATTTTCACCACACTGGTCGATGCACAGTGGCGTTGGACTTTGTTGGTGTTTGCACTCGGGTTCGTCAGCTCGTGGGTCCTGTTCGGCGGGCTGTACTGGTTGATCTCGTACTCGCACGGCGATCTGGATGAGAATCACTTGCCACCGTTGCAGGGTAAGCCCAAAGTCTGTTCTGCCCCTCAAAATCATTCTAATGATGTGTCCTCAACTGACAGGCGACAACAACTGGACGCCATGCATTTCAAACATCTACTCGTTCACGTCGTGCTTTCTGTTTTCGCTCGAAACGCAGCACACGATCGGGTACGGATCGCGCGCCATGGAGGAAGAGTGTCCGGAGGCGGTGTTCGTGATGACGCTCCAGTCCGTACACGGTGTGATGGTGCAAGCCTTCCTGGCGGGCATCGTCTTTGCCAAGATGACGCGCTCGAAGGGACGCGCCCAGACGCTGCTGTTCTCGAAGCAGGCCGTCATTTCGCAGCGGGACGGTGAGCTCTGCCTGATGTTTCGCATCGGTGACATGCGCAAGAGTCACATCATCGGAGCGAACGTGCGGGCCCAGCTGATACGGGCGAAGGTGACGGGCGAGCGGGAAGTGATGCCCCAGTACCGGACCGAGCTGGAGCTGACGTCAGACGACTGCTCGTCGGATGTGTTTTTCCTCTGGCCGCAGATCGTGGTACACCGGATCGACGAGAAGTCACCGCTGTATGGCTATTCTGCCGAGGATGTGCTGCTCGAGCGGTTCGAGATAGTGGTCGTGCTCGAGGGTACGGTCGAGTCGACGGGACAAACGACGCAGGCAAGAACGAGCTACGTCAACACGGAAATCCTGTGGGGCCATCGGTTCGAGCAGGTGCTGGTGTACAATGCGGACATTGAGAGctatgaaattgatttttccaaGTTCAACGAGACGGTTGCGCTAGAGACGCCGCGCTGTTCGGCCAAGCAGCTGAAGGAGTGCTTCAAACTTCCACTTAGAGGTGAGATTAGCGGGAGAGCGTGAAGGAGGAAAATGAATTATGAGCCAATGATTCATCTTGCAGGTCGGTCCTGTGATCCTTTGGTAGGACCCGAGCTGCGACTGTCCCATGTGGCGCTAGAGAGCGAACGATTCAATACCCAATTTCTGTTTCCCGTGTTTGACCGACGGCGATCGCGCTCATCAACCGAGCTGTGACCACTTTGTCCGGGAGCGCCCGCGAACATACCTTCGGGTCAAATCGATCCGCCGCCGGCGTGATTAAATATCATTTGTATGATTGTACGAGACAATAAACGTGTTTTCAACAGTGTAATTCTGCCCAAATGCACCGCTACAATGTCGATCGAGTCCTGAAGTGCACAAGTGAAAATGACTCCGCAAGAAgatggagaagaagaagaatacgGGCAGTCGTTTTTATTTAGAAACAAAGGGGAGTGGAAACCTCAGTGGGCAATTATACGGAGGTCAAAGAGTGCATAATTAAGCGGAAGCGAAGATCGGGAAGATCCTTGCCGGCGGGACGGCAGCGTGCACGAAGCGCGGACCCAGGACCTGCCCATTAGCAGCCCGCGAGCTAGCAGCCCGCGAGGTGGCCCCCCGACGGCATGGCATGTCATTTCTTCCGGCGCAAACAAATCGTGACAATGTAGCGGGAGGGGGGAGGTTGGGACTGATGCAGGCCTGGCTACGCGGCCAGAAACGTCGAAACGCGAGACGAATACAATTGGAGTGCCCGCGATGCTTAATGATCGCTTGCAAACGATCAGAGCACAGAGATCGGTAGCGGTAGCCAATTCCAATCGAATGCGAATCTCTGTAATCATCTGCACCATCAATTATAGATAACTACATAAATACAATACATATCCGtataaacgcacacacacacacacagacagacagaagCGCGTGCAGAGCGGGCACGAACATGGGGTTCGCACAGAATCCGTGCTGCCTCAATCGAATGGGCGCAGAATGCAGACCGCTGCGGGGGATGCGAGATGGAAATTAGCATTTGTAGAACCAATTGCGAAATTGAGTGATAATGCGTGTCCGTTAAGAGTTTGCCCGCCTCAAGGactttcggttcggttgtaaacgacaggtgtgtgtgtgtgagagagataaaaaaagaaaaggagagagagagagtggaagacaatgaattgaaaacaaacaaatacgtTCGGTTCGGAATCGTTTCAATGTTCGtggcaataaataataatgaaaacattTACGTATAGGTTCGTCGCCTGCCGTAGTCGCTTTTCGCTCCGTCGGTACACCTATCTCCTGTGCGCTTCTACCTCCTGTACACATCGACCAGCACACCTCGGGTAGGGGGAGGGGATGGGTGTGGTGATTGACTTAAGCTATCTTTTTACATCGCATCTACATTCCTTAACAATTGCCTAGAGGCCCTGTCCTAAGACGTTTACATATCAACAATTCCCTATCAACTTCCCCGAAGCTAGTAGCAACCCCGGATCTGGATCCTGATGAAGATGCTGCTCCAACAGCTGATGCTGTTGCAGTTGCGGTTGTTGCGGCTGATGGAtcggttgctgttgctgctgctgctgtggttccTGTTTCACCTTGAGCGGTTTTGGTCGCTTGGTCAGGTTCTTCTGGTGCAGGTGCGTCTGGTAGTGCTTCTCGAGGTGCGCCTTCTGCCGGAAGCTTTTGCCGCAGAGATAGCACGAGAACGGCTTTTCGCCCGTGTGCACCCGCACGTGCACATTGACCGAGTATTTGTCCTTGAACGCTTTCGAGCAGATCGAGCAGTAGTGCAGCGAGCGTCCACGCTTCTGtcctccacctccaccaccgctgccgccaccgccaccgccgccaccaccaccaccagttgCCGTTGAGTCACTGCTCgagctgctactgctggagCTCGAGCTCGAGCTACTGCTCTGGTTCGATGGCAGTGGGTTCAGTTCGGCGAGGGGACAGCTGCCACCgccgctgctgttgttgttgttcgtgtCCAGCTTGCCGTCGCCGGTAGGCGTTGGCGGTGTCATCGCGTTGGACGACTCGGCAAGCGATGGCAACAGGGCCGGATGATGATGTGTCGCGGAGGAACTATCGGTTACGGAGAACGCATCGTACAGGTAGGACGATGGCTCGTTGTACAGGCTGTGGCCGGACGTTTGGAGCGCCATTTCGGCCGTACCGGTCACTATGGAGTTGCGATCGCCGAAGCTGGAAAGTTGAATCTCGTTCAGCAGCCCTTCCACCGTGCTGTGCAGGCTGATGGCCGTGGCGGGCTGATGGGCCAGATGGCCACCGAGCGATGGTgctgaggaggaggaggacgacgaggaaCCCATCAGTGACACACTGGTCTGCTGCTGCgacggttgctgctgttgatggtgcGGTTGTACTGCAGGCTTGGCGGCGTAATAGTCGGCCAGATCGTAGTTGGTGCTGTCAAAGTGGAAGCAATCGACGCTCGGTTCGTACGATGCGTTCGGCTCGGCGATGTCCGGCGCGAGTGGGACCGGCGATTCGAGTGCGTTCGAGTCCGACCAGACGATGCCGTGCTCGGGCGATTCGTGCAGCACGGTGAGCGTGTAAATCTGCCCGTCCGCGCCGGCTCCATCTTGCGGCGGATCGCCCGGTGTCGTCGGCGTTGGGCAGGCGTTGGGCTGGCCGTCGTACGGTGGCCAATAATGGCTCATCCCACCGACGGACGTGTGTAGCCGCTGGTTCATATCCGAGCGCGACGGACCCCAGATCTGCaaacgagagagcgagaagagTGCGGCCGATTAGAGATCTACCGAGAAGTACCGGTACAGATACATTAAGACTGTCCCACACCATAACTTCACGCTGCCGTTTGCACCATAAACGGCCATCACTGGCCAGAAGTGTCGATAAATCATGGCTGCTTTATGGCTCTGTGCCCTGGGAAGACCGCAGCTCCTTCGGTGGCAATCTAGCGTTCGGCCCACGCGCAACTCCCATATGCCAGCCGCAGTTAGTGTGCGACTGGCACGCAACGAGCTGCAGGAAGCTTGCGACTGCCCCAAGGTGTGAAGTCGGGTGTAGGAATCTAATTTTTAAGTATCTTGTACAATCTTGCTCCACCGGCAACCTACCTGATCGAATCCTTGCAGGGGTTGTTTGTTCTGCACGGGGGTTGGTTGGGTGGCGTACAGGAGCGTCCCAGTGCGGGGACAGCTTGCTGCACCAGCGAGCCCGTTCAGTGGCTCACCGGGCAGCTCACCGGTGTGTGGAAGAGCTTTCGCGTCAAGTCGCAGCCGCTCGTCCAACGtcggatgatggtgatgggagtggtggaggtggtggtgatggtggtggtggttgtggtgatgGTTGCCATTGCCGGTCGTCTCCAGTGGGTCGATCAGTTCTTGCTTGATGGCATTTTCATCGTTGCCCATCAGGCCGAGGCTGGACCTCAATTTGGGATCCGTTAGCATGTTGTGGCTGCGGGTCCGGGTGCTGAATgatggcaaaaaagggaaacacacagacacaacgGGAGAAGATTAGTATGGGAAGACACTTGGGGCGCTGGGGGACGAGGGAGCGGAGTTTAACGGCACTCAAGCACATCAAAACGACCATGTGTCTCTGGCGTCCGTCGAGAGATGTCGTTAGTTGGCGTAATAAATGTTTTATACGACGATAATTTACACATCATTTGTTAGATGTCATCTAGCCGTCCACTTGATGGTGTTTATGATTGTTTATTAGtatttacatgttttttgtttgtgagtgtCGCTAGCAGCTTTCTTCGAGTGACCCCACCGCTCTGCACTCTTGCGCACGAGGAAGATGACCATTGCGTTGTCCCCATGCTGCGAGGAGCAATTATTGATCGTAAAACAATGATTACTTTCATTGAAGCTAACCGCCCGATTGACTCGGTCGTCTTCGGTCTTCGCAAAGGTCTCCGGTAGAGTGGGTTACGCAGCGAAGAGCGACACAAGTAATTACGGTAGCATAAGGTAGCCGGGCCCGGCGGTTGTAAATGTCTTCTCTAACGTGACATTCAAATGGCGGGGAATTATCATCgacgggtcgggtcgggttgggttgggtgtgtgtttaaAAGTTTGAAGTTGACATCTTGATGTTGATGGCATTCGCAAgaagaaacaataaaacatcCGTGCTCCATTTGTACGTTCAATCACAAAACATGTGTAAATGTGAAAATGGAGAAAGCAACAAGAATGAGAGTTGGGACGGGGGAGCTTAACACAAAACAGGAATGCTTGTATGTTTTGTACACTCAACAAGCACCGTTGCTCTGTAGCtctaattaaattatattaaattaatCCACCACCACATGCTGCTCTACCTACTTAAGCTTAAAACACTCGAGCAATTCAATCGAAATGAACACAAATACAAACTCCAGCATGTGCAAGTGCAACAACCTCCCTGTCTTCCGGTTACGTTCGTCGCTTATCGTCAATGGCCCCCTCCGAAAAAGCGCTGCAATCGGTGCAAATATGTTGCTCAACCGCGTTGAAAGCACACCCCTCCTCGAATGGGTTAGTTGAACTTTTGCTGATTGCCcacatcgatcgatcggtccCATCCCAATGGATCCcccccaccatcaccaccacccgtAGCAGGTCATTGTTGGGTGCCTCAAAGCTCGCCTCGCTTGTGCCATCAACACGGCCACTGATCTTGTCACTTCGTTAAGCTTTGAATGACATCCCCATTTCGATTGGGGGTTCAAGGGGAGAGATTGTTGTGTTCTTGCTTGCTGCCTGCCAGCTGCGCTTTATACGCGAATCCCTGCGCGAATAGTTCGCGCACGGGAGTGTTGGCGAGTGAGCGAGCCTAATGAATTTGACGATCGCACATTGATGACTCGATTGGGATCGGGCCCGGCGAAGAGGTTGCATCTGTGGTCGCCCGAAATGCAGTCGTGTGCAATCTTTGCTGTCTCTCCCTTCCCTCTccctcccacccccccccccccgctcttGCAGGGGAAGATGCAGAGATTAATTTTGACGGGCGAGAATAAAAAGGTAATGTTTACTGGTCATTACTGTCAAACGGGGCTCGGCTTAAAATTCGGGGCGTCGGGCGACTGATTTCGCGGCctgtgtgtacgtgcgtgcgtgtgtgtttgttggaaaATGAACGTATCAGTGCAGACCGATGAAATGTACATTTTtcggttggttttttgtttgctcgcaTCAGACAATTTTTGCGGCAAGTGGGAGGTGTGTTGCGCCGTTTGCTAAGAAGCGTAAAGTGTGTGCCGCCCGAGCCTGAGTGCACTGCACGATAAGGGCAAGAGTGCAGCCATGATAAACACACTGCGCCGCTACAAAGCTTGCCCAACAGAAACAGGAATAAGGATTTGGGGCTGTTGAGCGCGGGCAGGGCAGAAATTAACGCGCCTGGATACGGGAGATT comes from the Anopheles coluzzii chromosome 2, AcolN3, whole genome shotgun sequence genome and includes:
- the LOC120953140 gene encoding uncharacterized protein DDB_G0271670-like, which produces MLTDPKLRSSLGLMGNDENAIKQELIDPLETTGNGNHHHNHHHHHHHLHHSHHHHPTLDERLRLDAKALPHTGELPGEPLNGLAGAASCPRTGTLLYATQPTPVQNKQPLQGFDQIWGPSRSDMNQRLHTSVGGMSHYWPPYDGQPNACPTPTTPGDPPQDGAGADGQIYTLTVLHESPEHGIVWSDSNALESPVPLAPDIAEPNASYEPSVDCFHFDSTNYDLADYYAAKPAVQPHHQQQQPSQQQTSVSLMGSSSSSSSSAPSLGGHLAHQPATAISLHSTVEGLLNEIQLSSFGDRNSIVTGTAEMALQTSGHSLYNEPSSYLYDAFSVTDSSSATHHHPALLPSLAESSNAMTPPTPTGDGKLDTNNNNSSGGGSCPLAELNPLPSNQSSSSSSSSSSSSSSSDSTATGGGGGGGGGGGSGGGGGGQKRGRSLHYCSICSKAFKDKYSVNVHVRVHTGEKPFSCYLCGKSFRQKAHLEKHYQTHLHQKNLTKRPKPLKVKQEPQQQQQQQPIHQPQQPQLQQHQLLEQHLHQDPDPGLLLASGKLIGNC
- the LOC120953145 gene encoding G protein-activated inward rectifier potassium channel 3-like, giving the protein MRDFGKLKLPEDVESGVLLTLEDRSPRPLNDKYSPSILTPDSSSSPRSPFRFDSMRSSGRRPPHYRPGYKKPRKRAVFKNGYCNVSATKVPHQRLRFLQDIFTTLVDAQWRWTLLVFALGFVSSWVLFGGLYWLISYSHGDLDENHLPPLQGDNNWTPCISNIYSFTSCFLFSLETQHTIGYGSRAMEEECPEAVFVMTLQSVHGVMVQAFLAGIVFAKMTRSKGRAQTLLFSKQAVISQRDGELCLMFRIGDMRKSHIIGANVRAQLIRAKVTGEREVMPQYRTELELTSDDCSSDVFFLWPQIVVHRIDEKSPLYGYSAEDVLLERFEIVVVLEGTVESTGQTTQARTSYVNTEILWGHRFEQVLVYNADIESYEIDFSKFNETVALETPRCSAKQLKECFKLPLRGRSCDPLVGPELRLSHVALESERFNTQFLFPVFDRRRSRSSTEL
- the LOC120953141 gene encoding G protein-activated inward rectifier potassium channel 3-like isoform X1, producing MNYDSDQQQQQQQQSLSLAPDGTGRWDRSMLKLGPFDPPHSPGGYGEQFGYSSPITPVTPNTPLVCYPMKNRVLRPGVNRKYRKRAILKNGDCNVVLSRPPRQHLRFLQDIFTTLVDAQWRWTLLVFAFSFVGSWLFFAVIWWLISYTHGDLEELHLPDNQSEIGWIPCVYNIYSFTSAFLFSIETQHTIGYGVRTTTEECPEAIFVMCFQSIYGLMIQAFMVGIVFAKMTRPKQRSQTLLFSKNAVVCQRDGELCLMFRVGDMRKSHIIGASVRAQLIRTKTTREGETMAQYQHELDVGSDGSSSELFFIWPQIVVHRIDKNSALYNMSASDMLRERFEVVVILEGTVESTGQSTQARSSYVNTEILWGHRFEPVVCYNREQQGYEINYSKFDSTLQVDTPLCSARELAEFYRAQDDYRPPTDVGDNMSTKTQLERRWKDHYSTIVNTLSQYHLADEAGVGGGTDHLYPTRYLTIQGVPRRRKSYVALQNNLWNLFDRPPNPRLKITSKEDGAGSPRRVSDDDPIVNSVTVQNINERFTAGGGGA
- the LOC120953141 gene encoding G protein-activated inward rectifier potassium channel 3-like isoform X2, whose translation is MGPASETIPIDARRDSSTNRVLRPGVNRKYRKRAILKNGDCNVVLSRPPRQHLRFLQDIFTTLVDAQWRWTLLVFAFSFVGSWLFFAVIWWLISYTHGDLEELHLPDNQSEIGWIPCVYNIYSFTSAFLFSIETQHTIGYGVRTTTEECPEAIFVMCFQSIYGLMIQAFMVGIVFAKMTRPKQRSQTLLFSKNAVVCQRDGELCLMFRVGDMRKSHIIGASVRAQLIRTKTTREGETMAQYQHELDVGSDGSSSELFFIWPQIVVHRIDKNSALYNMSASDMLRERFEVVVILEGTVESTGQSTQARSSYVNTEILWGHRFEPVVCYNREQQGYEINYSKFDSTLQVDTPLCSARELAEFYRAQDDYRPPTDVGDNMSTKTQLERRWKDHYSTIVNTLSQYHLADEAGVGGGTDHLYPTRYLTIQGVPRRRKSYVALQNNLWNLFDRPPNPRLKITSKEDGAGSPRRVSDDDPIVNSVTVQNINERFTAGGGGA